The Sandaracinus amylolyticus genomic interval GCCGTGCAGCGGGAGTGCCGATTCATTCGAGCGCCTACGAAATCCGGCGGCTTTCGCGCCCATCGCGGCGTACGTCCTCGGGCCTTCGGTCGCCGTGGGTCGGACCACGGCTCGGTCGGCCCTCCGGGCGCCGCCACGATCGACACGAAATTCTTGGATTTCCCCTACGGCTTCGAATGAATCAGCACTCTGAGCGCTGGACGATCCGCCGCGTCGTGAAGTGGAGCGCCGACGACTTCGCGTCCCGCGGCATCGAGTCGGCGCGCCTCGACGCCGAGCTGCTCGTCGCGCACGCGCTCGGGCTCGATCGCGTGAAGCTCTACATGGATCTCGATCGTCCGCTCGCGCCCGACGAGCTGACGAAGATCCGCGAGCTCGTGCTGCGGCGTCGGAAGCGCGAGCCGGTCGCGTACATCCTCGGGCGCCGCGAATTCTTCGGGCGCGGCTTCGAGGTCTCACCCGCGGTGCTGATCCCGCGGCCCGACACCGAGACGCTGATCGAGGCGGCGCTCGAGCGTCTGCCCGAGGACGCGAGCGGCGCGGTGCTCGACCTCTGCACCGGCAGCGGCGCGATCGCGGTGACGCTCGCTGCCGAGCGCACCGGCATCGAGGTCGACGCGACCGACCTCAGCGAGGCGGCGCTCGAGGTCGCGAAGAAGAACGCGTCGAAGCTCGGCGTCGCGGAGCGGGTGCGCTTTCATCACGGCGATCTCTTCGCGGCGCTCCCGAGCCCGCGCGAGTACGCGCTTATCGCCTGCAACCCGCCGTACATCGCGGAGCACGAGCGCGCGACGCTCGCGCCCGACGTCGCGCAGCACGAGCCCGGGATGGCGCTCTTCAGCGGGCCCGAAGGGCTCGACGTGCTCCATCGGTTGTGCGCGGAGGCCCCGAAGTGGCTCGCGCCCGGCGCGTCGATCCTGATCGAGGTCGGCGCGGGACAAGCGCCGGCGGTGATCGCGCTGCTCGAGCGCGCGGGGCTCGTCGAGGGCAGGGCGCACCAGGATCTCGGCGGGCACGAGCGCGTCGTCGAAGCGCGGCGCGCTCGAAGCGGATCGCGCGCTGCGACGTAGTAAGAGACGTGCGCGCGCTGCTGATCGCGATGGTGGTGTCGCTGGTGCCGAGCGTGGCGTCGGCGCTCGACGTCGAGCCCTGGGATCGCGTGCTGCGCGCCCACGCGCGGAACGAGGGCTTCGACTACGCGGGGCTCGCGCGCGACGAGGCGGGCCGTCGCGACCTCGCGACGTTCCTCGAGAGCGTCGCGACGATGCGCGAGGACGAGCCGCTCTCGTCGTGGCTCAACGCGTACGACGCGATCGTGGTGAGCGAGATCGTGGAGCGCTGGCCGCTCGAGAGCGTGATGCGCGTGCCGGGGTTCTTCGATCGCGAGCGACATCGCGTCGCGGGTCGGGAGAGGACGCTCGACGACGTCGAGCATCGCGTCATCCGCGCGCGGTTCCGTGACGCGCGCGTGCATGCCGCGCTCGTGTGTGGTGCGCGATCGTGTCCGGCGCTCCATCCGCGCGCGTTCCGCGAGAGCGATCTCGACGCGACGCTCGATCGCCTGACGCGCGCGTGGATGGTGAGCGATCGCGGGCTGCGCGTCGAGGGCGGGACCGTGAGGGCATCGGCGATCCTCACGTGGTACCGCGCGGACTTCGAGCGCGACGGCGGCGGCAGCGTGCTCGGGTGGCTCCGTCGGTACGCGCCGGAGCGGGTCCGGGGGATCTCGGATGGGACCGCGGTGGGGGAGCTCGGTTACGACTGGTCGGTGAATCAGGCGCGAGCGCTCCGGTGAGTGGCGCGGAGGAGGGCCGGTACGGCTTCGGCCCGCCCGTGGGTGAGGTGGTGGAGAGCTCGCCCCCGGTCCGCGCTCTTCGCGCGGCCCGAGCGCTCGCGCGTCGCACCGCGCTTCGCGCGTGTGTGCGCTGTCGCGCGTGAATCGTGAGCTCAGAGCGTCTGCGCGCGCAGCAGGAACGCGTCGCGGTTGTAGCGGTGGAAGTCGCGATCACTCTCGTAGGCCTCGTCGATGGCGCGCTCGATCGTCGGGGCTCGTGATGCGAGCCAGCGAGTGATCGCGTCGGACGTCGCGTTCGAGGTCCAGGGATCGAGCGTGGGTTGGTGCGCGAGGTCCTCGACGACGGTGAGCAGCGCCGCGCGCGCTGTGGCCGACTGCGCGAGCTCGACGTCGAAGGTCGCGAGCAGCGGCGCGAGGGGATGACCGGTGGCGAGGATCGACGAGAGCACGGTGGCCCCTCGCCACGCCGTGTCGCGGTCTCCGGTCAGCACGTCGAGCCACCACGCATCCAGCCATCGCGTGATGGCGTCCTGCTCGTCGCGAGGCCAGCACGTCCAGTCCGCGTGGCGCAGCTTGCCGAGCACGATCTGGTCATCCACGCGGAGGTCGTCGTGCGCGTCGCAGACGATCTCCAGGATCCGCGGCAGGAAGTGGCGGAAGTCGCGAGCGTCGCCCCACGTGCTCAGCGCCTTGAACGCGTAGCGGCTCAGATCTTCGGCCCTGAGATCGCGCAGCGGCGCGCGGTGCAGGCGGGCGCGATCGGCGTCGGTGACGCAGCACGGGCAACCTTCGACCGCGC includes:
- a CDS encoding DUF547 domain-containing protein, producing the protein MRALLIAMVVSLVPSVASALDVEPWDRVLRAHARNEGFDYAGLARDEAGRRDLATFLESVATMREDEPLSSWLNAYDAIVVSEIVERWPLESVMRVPGFFDRERHRVAGRERTLDDVEHRVIRARFRDARVHAALVCGARSCPALHPRAFRESDLDATLDRLTRAWMVSDRGLRVEGGTVRASAILTWYRADFERDGGGSVLGWLRRYAPERVRGISDGTAVGELGYDWSVNQARALR
- the prmC gene encoding peptide chain release factor N(5)-glutamine methyltransferase, with protein sequence MNQHSERWTIRRVVKWSADDFASRGIESARLDAELLVAHALGLDRVKLYMDLDRPLAPDELTKIRELVLRRRKREPVAYILGRREFFGRGFEVSPAVLIPRPDTETLIEAALERLPEDASGAVLDLCTGSGAIAVTLAAERTGIEVDATDLSEAALEVAKKNASKLGVAERVRFHHGDLFAALPSPREYALIACNPPYIAEHERATLAPDVAQHEPGMALFSGPEGLDVLHRLCAEAPKWLAPGASILIEVGAGQAPAVIALLERAGLVEGRAHQDLGGHERVVEARRARSGSRAAT